In Candidatus Terasakiella magnetica, the following are encoded in one genomic region:
- the gmd gene encoding GDP-mannose 4,6-dehydratase: protein MEKRALITGVTGQDGAYLAELLLAKGYSVWGVKRRSSSFNTERVDHLYVDPHEKDPKFRMIYGDMTDSTNLIRIVQEVQPTEIYNLAAQSHVQVSFETAEYTANADAIGTLRLLEAIRILGLEKTTRFYQASTSELYGKVQETPQKETTPFYPRSPYAAAKLYAYWITVNYREAYDMFASNGILFNHESPIRGETFVTRKISRAVCAIHKGMQDKLYLGNLDAKRDWGHARDYVEGMWRILQHDEADDFVLATGETNSVRTFVEHAFDAVGHTIEWKGDGVDEIGLDAETGKELIAIDPRYFRPTEVELLLGDATKAKEKLGWEATTKFQDLVTEMVQADMKKIELETNRKDRSS, encoded by the coding sequence ATGGAAAAAAGAGCACTGATTACCGGCGTCACAGGCCAAGATGGCGCATATCTGGCAGAACTCCTGCTGGCAAAGGGCTATAGCGTCTGGGGTGTTAAACGCCGTTCTTCGTCCTTTAATACGGAGCGTGTTGATCACCTTTATGTAGACCCTCATGAAAAAGACCCAAAATTTCGCATGATCTATGGGGATATGACGGATTCAACAAACTTGATTCGCATTGTCCAAGAAGTTCAACCCACTGAAATTTATAACCTGGCGGCCCAAAGCCACGTACAGGTTAGTTTTGAAACTGCTGAATATACAGCAAATGCAGATGCCATTGGCACCTTGCGCCTGCTTGAGGCCATCCGTATTCTCGGCTTGGAAAAAACAACCCGTTTTTATCAGGCCTCCACGTCTGAACTATACGGTAAGGTCCAAGAAACGCCTCAAAAAGAAACAACACCTTTTTATCCGCGCTCCCCTTATGCAGCGGCTAAGCTCTATGCCTACTGGATCACAGTAAACTATCGTGAAGCCTATGATATGTTTGCCTCAAACGGCATTCTGTTTAACCATGAAAGTCCAATTCGTGGTGAAACTTTTGTGACGCGTAAAATTTCCAGAGCCGTTTGTGCCATTCATAAAGGCATGCAGGATAAACTTTACCTTGGGAACCTTGATGCTAAACGTGATTGGGGTCATGCCCGTGATTATGTTGAAGGCATGTGGCGTATTCTCCAACATGATGAGGCCGATGATTTTGTACTGGCAACGGGTGAAACCAACAGTGTGCGTACATTTGTTGAGCATGCCTTTGACGCTGTCGGCCATACCATTGAGTGGAAAGGCGACGGGGTAGACGAAATCGGACTTGATGCTGAAACGGGTAAAGAACTCATTGCCATTGATCCACGTTATTTCCGCCCAACAGAAGTCGAACTTCTTCTTGGGGATGCCACAAAAGCCAAAGAAAAACTCGGCTGGGAAGCAACAACAAAATTCCAAGACCTGGTAACGGAAATGGTTCAAGCAGATATGAAAAAAATCGAGCTTGAAACCAATCGTAAAGATCGCAGCAGTTAA
- a CDS encoding mannose-1-phosphate guanylyltransferase/mannose-6-phosphate isomerase — protein MTHNTKEIQTVLLSGGSGQRLWPLSRSQYPKQLLTLCGDDALIIGTAKRVQGNGFSDPIIICNEDHRFLIASMFQQAEISYQDLVLEPLGRNTAPAAAIAALQALKKTDKEDACVLLLPSDHVIPDIENFQKTIHNGYDAAMSGHIVTFGIHPTHPETGYGYIEADTTTEVLSTLKVKRFTEKPDIERAKAFVKDGNYFWNSGIFLFSANSLIAELEKHAPEILSSCKDALNKACPDLDFLRLDKAAYENCPSDSIDYAIMEKTDKVVTLPVQFKEWSDIGSWNALWDWHSKDENENVTIGDVILKDTSGSYIHSEKGVLTSVLGVDNMVIVNTGDAVLVAERGKSQEVKKIVNELATAKREEHLFHQTVYRPWGHYRTLAKGGQYLVKEIEVSPKSALSTQYHHHRAEHWVVVEGTAEVLRGDEELTVHENESIFIPLGAIHKLTNSGTTPLRLIEIQSGSYLSEDDIVRIDDHYGRANS, from the coding sequence ATGACACATAACACAAAAGAGATTCAAACTGTTTTGCTCAGTGGAGGAAGTGGTCAGCGTTTATGGCCCCTTTCACGATCCCAATATCCAAAACAACTCTTAACTTTGTGTGGTGATGATGCGCTCATCATTGGAACGGCAAAACGTGTACAAGGCAATGGCTTTAGCGACCCCATCATTATTTGTAATGAAGATCACCGTTTTCTTATTGCCAGCATGTTCCAACAAGCTGAAATTTCCTATCAGGATTTGGTCTTAGAACCCTTAGGGCGTAATACCGCCCCAGCCGCAGCTATTGCAGCACTACAGGCCTTAAAAAAAACTGACAAAGAGGATGCCTGCGTTTTACTGCTCCCTTCTGACCATGTCATTCCTGATATCGAGAATTTCCAAAAAACAATCCATAATGGCTATGATGCGGCCATGTCAGGACATATTGTCACCTTTGGTATCCATCCAACACACCCTGAAACAGGCTATGGATATATTGAAGCAGATACGACGACAGAAGTTCTTTCAACCCTAAAAGTCAAACGCTTCACGGAAAAGCCGGATATAGAACGGGCAAAAGCCTTTGTAAAAGACGGTAACTACTTCTGGAATAGTGGTATTTTCCTTTTCTCAGCCAATTCTCTAATTGCTGAATTAGAAAAACATGCCCCCGAAATACTGTCTTCTTGTAAAGACGCATTAAATAAAGCCTGCCCGGACCTTGATTTCCTTCGACTAGATAAAGCCGCTTATGAGAACTGCCCCTCAGACTCCATAGATTATGCCATTATGGAAAAAACCGACAAAGTCGTCACTCTTCCCGTCCAATTTAAAGAATGGAGTGATATCGGTTCATGGAATGCATTATGGGATTGGCACTCAAAAGATGAAAACGAGAATGTGACCATTGGCGATGTCATTTTGAAAGATACGTCTGGTTCCTACATCCATAGTGAGAAAGGCGTTTTAACCTCTGTGCTTGGTGTCGACAATATGGTCATTGTCAATACAGGAGACGCAGTACTGGTTGCTGAGCGTGGCAAGTCACAAGAGGTCAAGAAAATCGTTAATGAGCTTGCAACAGCCAAACGTGAAGAACATCTTTTTCATCAAACGGTTTATCGCCCTTGGGGTCATTACCGAACCTTGGCTAAAGGCGGACAATATCTGGTGAAAGAAATAGAAGTTTCACCAAAGTCAGCCCTTTCTACCCAATATCATCATCACCGTGCTGAACATTGGGTCGTTGTTGAAGGCACAGCAGAAGTTCTTCGCGGTGATGAAGAACTGACTGTACATGAAAACGAGTCTATCTTTATTCCCCTTGGTGCGATACATAAGCTCACCAACTCAGGGACCACACCTTTGCGATTGATCGAAATCCAAAGCGGTAGTTATTTAAGTGAAGATGACATCGTGCGGATTGATGATCACTACGGGCGAGCAAATTCATAA
- a CDS encoding glycosyltransferase, which produces MNITFISSSADRLSTVLNLPNFQQLTRIKGISFYFQKEPVPFSNIILIMGYDAKQIKKLKKQNPEAKIGIVDPRPGTSKKIISHADFIVANGWEMKDYYADVIPNIFIYPIYTEIPNFSRIHQKKNKICIGYHGNKVNLQIMQPMISDAINKLGHEIPIEIRAFYNIRNLGKLSKPICESHVKFTPVQYNEEEICDFLAKIDIGIVPNYIPSKITLLNNIKTKFYRGKFNEASNDMLVRYKCTANPGRLFFFMQTGIPIVTGTLPSTGQLIKDEHTGYLASTSGAWYQALKKLATSAEKRNRIAQAMHEEYCERFAIPKLNYQFVDFLKTL; this is translated from the coding sequence GTGAACATTACGTTTATTTCATCTTCGGCCGACAGGCTCTCAACAGTATTGAACCTTCCAAACTTTCAACAACTGACAAGAATAAAGGGAATTTCCTTTTACTTTCAAAAAGAACCTGTTCCATTTAGTAATATCATTCTAATAATGGGATATGATGCAAAGCAAATTAAGAAACTTAAAAAACAAAATCCTGAAGCAAAAATAGGTATTGTAGACCCTAGACCAGGAACCAGTAAAAAAATAATTTCACATGCTGATTTTATTGTCGCAAATGGGTGGGAAATGAAAGATTATTACGCTGATGTAATACCTAATATTTTTATTTATCCAATTTATACAGAAATTCCCAATTTTTCTCGCATCCATCAAAAGAAAAATAAGATATGTATTGGTTATCATGGAAATAAGGTAAATTTGCAAATTATGCAACCTATGATTAGTGACGCTATAAACAAATTGGGGCATGAGATACCAATAGAAATTCGTGCTTTCTATAATATAAGAAATCTAGGAAAACTATCAAAACCTATTTGTGAATCACATGTGAAATTCACACCCGTTCAATATAACGAAGAGGAAATATGTGATTTTCTTGCAAAGATAGATATTGGAATTGTACCCAATTATATTCCTTCCAAAATTACCTTATTAAACAACATTAAAACAAAATTTTACCGTGGTAAATTTAATGAAGCCAGCAATGACATGCTTGTTCGATATAAATGCACAGCAAATCCAGGGCGTCTCTTTTTCTTCATGCAAACTGGTATTCCCATCGTAACCGGCACACTCCCCTCTACGGGTCAGCTCATTAAAGATGAACATACTGGCTATCTAGCAAGTACATCCGGAGCTTGGTATCAAGCTCTCAAAAAACTCGCAACCTCAGCTGAAAAAAGAAACAGAATTGCTCAAGCTATGCATGAAGAATATTGTGAGCGCTTTGCGATCCCAAAATTAAACTACCAATTCGTAGACTTCCTTAAAACCCTTTAA
- a CDS encoding ABC transporter ATP-binding protein encodes MLTIFKELLTLENKQRKWGYAGLFVLTVINSFLEAIGIALVLPLIGVVADSSVIHDYKLLQWVFNFLGFSEEKHFIYFVCLSFAGVIIFKNLYMVSFHYIQLKFIAAGAERISRNIYEYYLYLPFNQFIKRNSSEMVNNITRQARGVYSLVASAIINLSADSMVALMVVVVLTVAQPVIVLVSAFILVPLFFLQYKLYSKKLGDAGNHSLQASDDLLFCLQESFKSIKETKISGSENYLVKHFLGIQERVSKYWIVSQVLNRLPYLIAESVMVTCVVSALFYLLTTNETSSSIFATLGLMGAAFMRLVPMLNRILVGVNTLHEFRSSMGNIHKDLSVPLNQAPQNVAQITDAMPFSEKVSFQDVTFTFADSNESILQDLNFEIKKGELIGVAGETGSGKTTLINILCGLLTPSQGEILIDDKAISDQIRAWQLNLAYVPQAVFISDDSVRRNVAFGVEDQDIDDQNVIEALEKVALGPVLKDMPEGLNTSLGEHGSRLSGGQAQRLGIARALYQNRNMLILDEATSALDNTTEREISGAINNLKGDKTIVVIAHRLNTLKDCDKIIFLKKGKIDTVGTYEELSKARPDFFKKTEENSVN; translated from the coding sequence ATGTTGACCATTTTTAAAGAACTTCTCACTCTTGAGAATAAACAACGCAAATGGGGATATGCTGGCCTGTTTGTTCTTACGGTTATTAATTCCTTTTTAGAAGCCATCGGCATTGCCTTAGTACTTCCTCTTATCGGTGTGGTTGCCGATAGCAGCGTTATTCATGACTATAAACTGTTGCAATGGGTTTTTAATTTTCTCGGATTTAGTGAAGAGAAACATTTTATCTATTTTGTCTGTTTAAGTTTTGCCGGCGTTATTATCTTTAAAAACCTCTATATGGTTAGCTTCCATTATATTCAATTAAAGTTTATTGCCGCAGGGGCCGAGCGGATCAGCCGTAATATCTACGAATATTACCTTTATCTGCCTTTTAATCAGTTTATCAAGCGCAACAGCTCAGAAATGGTCAACAACATCACGCGCCAAGCCCGTGGTGTTTACAGCCTTGTTGCATCCGCCATCATCAATTTGAGTGCAGACAGTATGGTCGCCCTTATGGTTGTGGTTGTTTTAACGGTTGCCCAGCCCGTCATCGTACTTGTATCAGCCTTTATTCTGGTCCCGTTATTTTTCCTACAATATAAGCTCTATTCGAAAAAATTGGGCGATGCGGGAAACCATTCTCTTCAAGCTAGTGATGATCTGCTTTTTTGTCTACAAGAGAGCTTTAAATCCATTAAAGAAACGAAAATATCCGGCTCTGAAAACTATTTGGTTAAGCACTTCCTCGGTATTCAAGAGCGTGTATCGAAATACTGGATTGTCAGTCAGGTTCTAAACCGCCTTCCTTATCTGATTGCAGAATCAGTTATGGTCACTTGTGTGGTATCAGCCCTTTTCTATCTGCTGACAACCAATGAAACATCATCATCCATTTTTGCGACATTAGGTTTGATGGGGGCTGCCTTCATGCGCTTAGTACCCATGCTAAACCGCATTCTTGTCGGGGTTAATACCTTGCATGAATTTCGCTCAAGTATGGGCAATATCCACAAAGACCTCTCGGTTCCGCTTAATCAAGCTCCACAAAATGTTGCCCAAATTACTGACGCCATGCCATTTAGTGAAAAAGTCTCATTCCAAGATGTTACTTTTACTTTTGCTGACTCAAATGAAAGCATTCTACAAGATCTGAATTTTGAGATCAAAAAAGGTGAACTTATTGGTGTTGCAGGTGAGACCGGTTCAGGAAAAACCACATTAATTAATATTCTATGTGGTTTATTAACCCCTTCACAGGGAGAAATCCTTATTGATGATAAGGCAATTTCAGACCAAATTCGGGCCTGGCAGTTAAACCTTGCCTATGTTCCTCAAGCTGTCTTCATTTCTGATGACAGTGTTCGACGCAATGTCGCCTTTGGTGTTGAAGATCAAGATATTGATGATCAAAATGTTATAGAGGCTTTGGAAAAAGTTGCTTTAGGACCCGTGCTTAAAGATATGCCAGAAGGGCTAAATACGTCATTGGGGGAGCATGGTTCACGCCTTTCTGGTGGACAGGCCCAACGCCTAGGCATTGCCAGAGCCCTTTATCAAAACCGCAACATGCTTATTCTGGATGAGGCCACCTCTGCGCTTGATAATACCACAGAGCGTGAAATCAGCGGCGCGATTAATAATCTTAAGGGCGATAAAACAATTGTCGTCATTGCTCATCGATTAAACACTTTAAAAGATTGTGATAAAATCATTTTCCTGAAAAAAGGAAAAATCGATACAGTCGGTACCTATGAAGAGTTAAGCAAAGCTCGACCCGACTTCTTCAAAAAGACAGAAGAAAATTCGGTAAATTAA
- a CDS encoding PIG-L deacetylase family protein, giving the protein MSKNKLLVIEAHSDDSAISCLGYLEKYKDEYELHFILATVSDIHMHHCGDLTRDERLKEYEAYIQYLGGIWHRNDIIPFDADAKMDLIPKRDVVAQFEKVISKVEPEILIMQGPSFHHDHTIVYEAVIAATRPTARHCPNEMLIMENPTYVHSIGPSTDFKPSTYCALSEEEMNRKLDTFQKFFPSQIRESKNYLSREGIAVWGRYRGIECRSLYAEAFQTYIRVI; this is encoded by the coding sequence ATGTCCAAAAATAAACTATTGGTTATCGAAGCCCACAGCGATGATTCAGCCATCAGCTGCCTAGGCTATCTTGAAAAATATAAAGACGAATATGAATTACATTTCATTCTTGCCACTGTCTCCGATATCCATATGCATCACTGTGGTGACCTGACCAGAGATGAGCGCCTAAAAGAATATGAAGCCTACATTCAATATTTAGGCGGTATTTGGCATCGTAACGACATTATTCCTTTTGATGCTGATGCAAAAATGGACCTCATTCCAAAACGAGACGTGGTTGCTCAGTTCGAAAAAGTCATCTCAAAAGTTGAACCTGAAATTCTCATCATGCAAGGTCCATCTTTCCATCATGACCATACGATCGTATATGAAGCTGTCATTGCGGCCACACGCCCAACAGCACGCCATTGCCCCAACGAAATGCTCATTATGGAAAACCCAACATATGTGCATTCCATTGGCCCTTCAACTGATTTTAAGCCCTCTACCTATTGCGCTCTCAGTGAAGAAGAAATGAATAGAAAACTGGATACGTTCCAAAAATTCTTCCCCAGCCAAATCCGCGAAAGTAAAAATTACCTCTCGCGCGAAGGCATTGCTGTTTGGGGCCGATATAGAGGTATTGAATGTCGCTCACTTTATGCTGAAGCCTTTCAGACATATATCCGAGTTATTTGA
- a CDS encoding WbqC family protein, producing MKITIHQPEHMPWSGYFHKMAQADQYVLLDNVQFKKNNWQNRNRIIDRAGNVLWLSVPVNMKGHISSTIRETTIQNSQKWQKKYIGRIRGAYAKHPYFKEYWPELENILTTEYDFIWQLNVRLIEFFKNILLIETPLVFASDLETHGNSTDLLLSICQALNADTYISGPDGASYMELEKFAQVKVDIVFHSFKPPVYEARNFEPGLSTLDLIMNCGPDSREIIGL from the coding sequence ATGAAAATAACCATTCACCAGCCTGAACATATGCCATGGAGCGGATATTTCCATAAAATGGCTCAAGCAGACCAATATGTTTTGCTTGATAATGTCCAGTTTAAGAAAAACAACTGGCAAAACCGTAATCGTATCATTGATCGTGCGGGTAACGTTCTTTGGCTGAGTGTGCCTGTAAATATGAAGGGACATATCTCTTCTACAATCCGTGAGACAACCATCCAGAACTCTCAAAAATGGCAAAAAAAATACATTGGGCGTATTCGTGGGGCTTATGCAAAACACCCCTATTTTAAGGAATACTGGCCCGAGCTGGAAAATATTCTCACAACTGAATATGATTTCATCTGGCAACTCAATGTTCGATTAATCGAGTTTTTCAAAAATATCTTGCTCATAGAAACACCCCTAGTGTTTGCTTCTGATCTAGAAACCCATGGAAATAGTACAGATTTATTGCTGAGCATTTGTCAGGCCTTAAACGCGGATACCTACATATCTGGACCTGATGGTGCCTCTTATATGGAGCTTGAAAAATTCGCTCAGGTAAAGGTCGATATTGTTTTTCATTCATTCAAACCACCTGTTTATGAAGCACGCAATTTCGAGCCAGGCCTATCAACACTTGATCTCATTATGAATTGCGGCCCTGACTCCAGAGAAATTATCGGTCTTTAA
- a CDS encoding NAD(P)-binding domain-containing protein: MQPAINDIAEQLKKSPKKKLVCLSTTANVNNPDFYVGSFRETSTTLAANFIFASLDQLATTIETFDPFIDAFLIDCEYKNEINDLLKAAQKLIKYSPVLSYKPNDITVDALDMWVSLSLPEIEDQKVSIIGAGNIGAKIALKLAERGAHVALFGRDFPKTEKIAESLGLILRGNGSIKSALTQEEAAQNSLLLLGCTPGIAYISPESVENLHPKATLIDVGNGTLTTEAIKKANDKNLTLLCLSPNAGYAGFIEHWEQAQLMLNKLGRKTLENGVSLISPGLIGQKGDVLVDDLHSPSRIIGVCDGKGDILNEREARPYREKVKEYDLK, from the coding sequence ATGCAGCCTGCCATAAACGATATTGCAGAACAGCTTAAGAAATCACCTAAAAAGAAACTCGTCTGCCTCTCAACAACAGCAAATGTTAATAACCCCGATTTCTATGTCGGCTCATTTAGAGAAACATCCACCACCCTTGCTGCAAATTTCATTTTTGCCTCTCTTGATCAATTAGCTACAACCATTGAAACCTTTGATCCTTTCATTGATGCCTTTCTCATTGATTGTGAATATAAAAATGAAATCAATGACCTTTTAAAAGCGGCCCAAAAACTCATCAAATACAGCCCTGTCCTATCCTATAAACCAAATGATATTACTGTAGATGCGTTGGATATGTGGGTTTCACTTTCTCTTCCAGAGATTGAAGACCAGAAGGTCTCCATCATTGGAGCTGGTAATATTGGCGCAAAGATCGCGCTTAAACTTGCTGAGCGCGGTGCGCATGTTGCCTTATTTGGTCGCGATTTTCCTAAAACAGAGAAAATTGCTGAAAGCCTTGGCCTGATTTTACGTGGTAATGGCTCAATCAAGAGTGCCTTAACACAAGAAGAAGCGGCTCAAAACAGCTTATTATTGCTAGGTTGCACACCGGGCATTGCTTATATTAGCCCTGAATCTGTTGAGAACCTCCACCCAAAGGCAACCCTCATTGATGTAGGTAATGGGACCTTAACAACAGAGGCTATCAAAAAAGCAAATGATAAAAACCTCACTCTTTTATGTTTAAGTCCCAATGCAGGTTATGCTGGATTTATTGAACATTGGGAACAAGCCCAGCTTATGTTAAATAAACTTGGTCGCAAAACCTTAGAAAATGGTGTATCGCTTATTTCACCGGGCCTAATTGGTCAAAAAGGTGATGTTTTAGTTGATGATCTTCATAGCCCTTCGCGTATTATTGGTGTATGTGATGGCAAAGGTGACATTCTAAACGAGCGAGAGGCTCGTCCATATCGGGAAAAAGTGAAAGAATATGATCTCAAATAG
- a CDS encoding SDR family NAD(P)-dependent oxidoreductase, which produces MISNSKILITGGTGSLGRELANVLAQNNNEIIVYSRNEERQFDMSQDLKGLPIQYRIGDVRDIQSLKSALYGCDIAIHAAAMKDLIMCEAQAAQCVMNNIIGTMNFLQAVKETPSVTKAVGVSTDKAASPSNVYGCSKYIMEQLVHEAARTSECIFSCARFGNMIDSTGSLISTWKANPTTEVKLTHPDVARFFFTVNDAALTVIEGLENAKSGETRIKKMKAARIYDILRLITKRTEFEIMGLFPGEKVHEELVSDNEVRFCHDDGDFYVIRPDQINDTPPDMFSTENASYFDDQELSELMGL; this is translated from the coding sequence ATGATCTCAAATAGCAAAATTCTCATTACAGGTGGCACAGGTTCATTGGGCCGTGAACTTGCAAATGTCTTGGCACAAAACAACAATGAAATCATTGTCTATTCCCGTAATGAAGAACGCCAGTTTGATATGAGCCAAGATCTTAAAGGGCTCCCTATACAGTATAGAATTGGGGATGTACGTGATATTCAATCCCTTAAAAGCGCCTTATATGGTTGCGATATTGCCATTCACGCCGCTGCCATGAAAGACCTGATCATGTGCGAGGCCCAAGCAGCACAATGTGTGATGAATAACATCATTGGCACCATGAATTTCCTTCAAGCAGTCAAGGAAACGCCCAGTGTAACAAAAGCTGTAGGCGTGAGTACGGATAAGGCTGCTTCCCCATCAAATGTTTACGGTTGTAGTAAATACATCATGGAACAATTGGTTCATGAGGCTGCCAGAACATCTGAATGTATTTTCAGCTGTGCACGCTTTGGCAATATGATCGACTCAACGGGTTCCTTGATCAGTACATGGAAAGCAAACCCGACAACTGAGGTTAAACTGACACACCCTGATGTGGCACGTTTCTTCTTTACAGTGAATGATGCAGCCTTGACCGTGATTGAAGGTTTAGAAAATGCCAAAAGCGGTGAAACACGTATCAAGAAAATGAAGGCTGCGCGTATCTATGATATTTTGCGCCTGATTACCAAGCGTACAGAATTTGAAATCATGGGCCTTTTCCCCGGTGAAAAAGTTCATGAAGAACTGGTCAGTGATAACGAGGTTCGTTTTTGCCATGACGATGGTGATTTCTATGTCATTCGTCCAGACCAAATCAATGATACACCACCAGATATGTTCTCTACTGAAAATGCAAGCTACTTTGACGACCAAGAGCTATCTGAGCTTATGGGCCTTTAA
- a CDS encoding glycosyltransferase, translating into MQDIGPAHLTKKALLHYTLDSTFQPHLQKDYRHTFLWESSELVRILNKFGFRVDIVDRTNTNWMPKDDYDLLISNASGNSGKLYPTYAKLTPRATKVFYALGPEPLHANERTLQRYDFAGQRTGNDVSAMRVMDKVDINSCMKISDAIIVLDDNGYSSSTYSSYKLPIYWVSPSSSPKALYETSFIRKRKRNTFLAFAGNGFIAKGMDLLVEAFENLPDCNLIIAGPHSDKTFWYLYGTRIQNADNISYEGFLTIGDEKYNRFVSQCSYVIAPVASEGVCTSVTTCMCSGLVPIVPHESGVDISSTGRYLTSDMMTLTDDIIEIVGQYSKLSDKEYAQKVSATLLKSQDFSQASFTKSWSIALANVLCDIEKLAE; encoded by the coding sequence ATGCAAGATATTGGACCAGCGCACCTAACTAAAAAAGCGCTATTGCACTATACACTCGATTCAACGTTCCAGCCCCATTTACAAAAAGATTACAGACATACTTTTTTATGGGAAAGCTCCGAGCTAGTTAGGATTCTTAATAAATTCGGCTTCAGGGTTGATATTGTTGATCGCACCAACACAAACTGGATGCCCAAAGACGACTATGACCTTCTCATTAGTAATGCCTCTGGAAATTCTGGCAAGCTTTATCCGACTTACGCCAAGCTAACACCCCGTGCAACAAAGGTGTTTTATGCATTAGGGCCAGAACCCCTACATGCAAATGAAAGAACCCTACAAAGGTATGATTTTGCAGGTCAAAGAACTGGAAATGATGTGTCTGCCATGCGAGTCATGGATAAAGTAGATATTAATAGCTGCATGAAAATCAGCGATGCCATCATTGTTTTAGATGACAATGGGTATTCAAGCTCGACATATTCTTCTTATAAGTTACCAATATACTGGGTCAGTCCCTCATCAAGTCCCAAAGCGCTTTATGAAACGAGTTTTATAAGGAAACGGAAACGAAATACTTTTCTAGCTTTTGCAGGCAATGGCTTCATTGCTAAGGGCATGGACTTACTTGTAGAAGCCTTTGAAAACCTGCCCGATTGCAACCTGATCATTGCAGGACCACATAGTGATAAAACATTCTGGTACTTATATGGTACACGCATTCAAAATGCAGATAATATCTCCTATGAAGGTTTTTTAACCATTGGTGATGAAAAATATAATCGTTTTGTTTCACAATGTTCCTATGTCATCGCACCTGTCGCCTCTGAAGGTGTTTGTACTTCTGTAACTACTTGTATGTGTTCTGGCCTTGTACCAATTGTACCTCATGAATCTGGTGTGGATATTTCATCAACAGGCCGCTACTTAACGAGCGACATGATGACCTTAACAGATGATATTATTGAAATCGTAGGACAATACAGCAAACTATCTGACAAAGAGTATGCACAAAAAGTTTCTGCAACCCTTCTCAAGTCTCAAGATTTCTCTCAAGCTTCATTTACCAAAAGCTGGTCAATTGCACTTGCAAATGTCCTGTGTGACATAGAAAAGCTCGCAGAATAA